Proteins encoded together in one Rhizobium bangladeshense window:
- a CDS encoding DUF1513 domain-containing protein: MIRSTTIDRRSFLKAAGIGFLAALTPRSLLALERTDAVYASGIRAADGSFAIATVTERGEIIDEVALPARAHGMAFSAATGKTVAFARRPGTYAMIFDPRNKGEPIVISSREDRHFYGHGAFSPDGRLLYASENDFDGNRGMIGIYDATARFTRIGEFETYGIGPHDMTVSDDGRLLIVANGGIETHPDFGRTKLNLGAMQPSLVLIDAATGALIEKHVLPDEWSQLSTRHVDLGGGGRIWFACQYEGGRKDLPPLVGHFAKGEDLSFVELPEETTRRLANYVGAIAVNRSEGLVGITSPKGGASVTIDARTGKVLAEIAVPEAAGIAPARGGFAVSSYEGDFLSRRSDVAWDQHIVRI, from the coding sequence ATGATAAGAAGCACGACGATCGATCGGCGCAGCTTCCTCAAGGCGGCAGGGATCGGCTTCCTGGCGGCTTTGACACCGAGGTCGCTGCTGGCCTTGGAACGCACGGACGCCGTCTACGCCTCGGGCATTCGCGCCGCCGACGGCTCCTTTGCCATCGCGACCGTCACAGAGCGCGGCGAAATCATCGATGAGGTGGCGCTCCCCGCCCGAGCCCACGGCATGGCATTCAGCGCCGCCACGGGCAAGACGGTCGCCTTTGCGCGCCGGCCCGGCACCTATGCGATGATCTTCGACCCTCGGAACAAGGGCGAGCCGATCGTCATCAGCTCCCGGGAAGACCGGCATTTCTACGGCCACGGCGCCTTCTCTCCCGATGGCCGCCTGCTTTACGCCAGCGAGAACGATTTCGATGGCAATCGCGGCATGATCGGCATCTACGATGCAACCGCCCGCTTCACCCGCATCGGCGAGTTCGAGACCTACGGTATCGGCCCGCACGACATGACCGTTTCCGATGACGGGCGCCTTCTCATCGTTGCCAATGGCGGCATCGAGACACATCCGGACTTCGGCCGAACCAAGCTCAATCTCGGGGCGATGCAGCCGTCGCTGGTGTTGATCGATGCGGCAACGGGCGCGTTGATCGAAAAACACGTGCTGCCGGACGAATGGTCGCAGCTGTCGACCCGCCACGTCGACCTCGGCGGCGGGGGCCGCATCTGGTTCGCCTGCCAGTACGAGGGCGGCCGCAAGGACCTGCCGCCGCTCGTCGGTCATTTCGCCAAGGGGGAAGATCTTTCCTTCGTCGAGCTGCCGGAGGAGACGACGCGCAGGCTTGCCAATTACGTCGGGGCGATCGCCGTCAATCGCAGCGAAGGCCTCGTCGGCATCACTTCGCCGAAAGGCGGCGCGTCGGTGACGATCGATGCCAGGACCGGAAAGGTGCTGGCCGAAATCGCCGTTCCGGAGGCGGCCGGCATCGCGCCGGCACGCGGCGGCTTTGCGGTCTCCTCCTATGAGGGCGATTTCCTGTCCAGGCGCAGCGACGTCGCCTGGGACCAGCATATCGTCCGGATCTAG
- a CDS encoding imelysin family protein, with protein sequence MRLWHPLLCLTLIGLATSAAAQTAAPPAGLNEDAVPAVMQRAVDEVIRPGYRNMQQSAARLTTAMKDLCDDGTQQTLDKAKSAFDDTIRYWSTIEIVQIGPVIQDNLFEHILFYPDRKGVGLKQVQALIAKADPKDATVDAIAGKSVALQGLTALEYVLYGNGSDDLVKQKGGFRCLYGQAVAGNIQREAGEVVAAWEKPDGVQASWKHPGPQSNDFIDDREAVTALLGILVHGAENVRDQRLEQFYKGKDTAPRPRMAIYWRSKNTWKSMAANLEGLRTLWQKAGMAELLPADKKSIAASIDEDFKSLLDSVPKLNPDIDVAVSDAEKPKLDALLAESRELITRISDEYGAAIGLSAGFSFSDGD encoded by the coding sequence ATGCGCCTTTGGCACCCCCTGCTCTGCCTCACTCTGATCGGTCTCGCCACATCGGCGGCCGCCCAGACAGCCGCGCCTCCGGCAGGGTTGAACGAGGATGCCGTTCCCGCCGTGATGCAGCGTGCGGTCGACGAGGTGATCCGCCCCGGCTATCGCAACATGCAGCAATCGGCCGCCCGGCTGACGACGGCGATGAAGGATCTCTGCGACGACGGCACGCAACAGACGCTCGACAAGGCGAAATCAGCTTTCGACGACACGATCCGCTACTGGTCGACCATCGAGATCGTCCAGATCGGCCCTGTCATCCAGGACAATCTCTTTGAGCACATCCTGTTTTATCCCGACCGCAAGGGTGTCGGCCTGAAGCAGGTGCAGGCGTTGATCGCCAAGGCCGATCCGAAGGATGCCACCGTCGATGCCATCGCCGGCAAGAGCGTCGCGCTGCAGGGCCTGACGGCGCTGGAATATGTGCTCTACGGCAACGGCTCCGACGACCTCGTCAAGCAGAAGGGCGGTTTCCGCTGCCTTTACGGCCAGGCGGTCGCCGGCAATATCCAGCGTGAGGCGGGCGAAGTCGTCGCAGCCTGGGAAAAGCCCGACGGCGTGCAGGCGAGCTGGAAACATCCAGGCCCACAGAGCAATGATTTCATCGACGACAGGGAAGCCGTGACAGCACTGCTCGGCATTCTCGTTCACGGTGCGGAAAACGTCCGCGACCAGCGGCTGGAGCAGTTCTACAAGGGCAAGGACACCGCGCCGCGCCCGCGCATGGCCATCTACTGGCGTTCGAAGAACACCTGGAAATCCATGGCTGCCAATCTGGAGGGCCTGCGCACGCTGTGGCAGAAGGCCGGCATGGCCGAGCTTCTGCCTGCGGACAAGAAGTCAATCGCCGCTTCGATCGACGAGGATTTCAAATCGCTGCTCGACAGCGTACCGAAGCTCAATCCCGACATCGACGTCGCCGTGAGCGATGCCGAGAAGCCCAAGCTCGACGCGCTGCTTGCAGAAAGCCGCGAGCTGATCACCAGAATAAGTGACGAATATGGCGCGGCGATCGGCCTTTCGGCAGGCTTTTCCTTTTCGGACGGAGACTGA
- a CDS encoding di-heme oxidoredictase family protein: MPSITSLIPVSGLCPRDVAGIQPPRIGVVSDLAEGESFAPKHLDAMDSCDIHRVKSEHRNEGVAREARADTLKLVGRNNRFFSRIQLSVRIATLAALAGAPAAIAAGFDLPTNRTDLSEADLKRVADVTRPTRDFAKAEQYEAMQAGAATSVDPVTEDSFSHISANIPFDEEQNFKLGNALFRKLWISAPSSTQASDGLGPLFNARSCMSCHVNDGRGKPPEGGPSATSMFLRLARAAKTPEEEKAIANADIVNFPDSVYGHQLQDLAVPGLAAEGRMAISYREEKVTLGDGEVVSLRRPNYAATNLAYGPLDAATTISARMAPAMIGLGLIEAIPEADISAHADPDDADGDGISGKAAIVRDRRSGKIALGRFGWKAQNATVRDQSADAFANDIGISTPDRPDAHGDCTSAEEKCLEMQTGVQKRLGEEEAPGPILELVTFYSENLAVPARRKASFPRTLQGKRLFYETGCISCHVPKFVTRRDTANKAQSFQLIWPYSDFLLHDMGDGLADGQQVGLASGREWRTPPLWGIGLTRTVSGHSFFLHDGRARDLTEAILWHGGEAERARNAFSSLSRDDREALITFLESL; encoded by the coding sequence ATGCCATCTATTACTTCCCTCATTCCTGTGTCTGGGCTCTGCCCGAGGGATGTCGCAGGAATCCAGCCACCACGCATCGGCGTCGTGAGTGACTTGGCTGAGGGGGAGTCTTTCGCGCCCAAGCACTTGGACGCAATGGATTCCTGTGACATCCATCGGGTCAAGTCCGAGCACAGGAATGAGGGAGTAGCAAGGGAGGCACGCGCCGACACCCTCAAACTTGTTGGACGGAACAATCGCTTCTTCTCAAGAATTCAGCTATCCGTCCGCATCGCCACCCTTGCCGCCCTTGCAGGAGCGCCGGCAGCCATCGCCGCCGGTTTCGATCTGCCGACGAACCGCACCGACCTTTCCGAGGCCGATCTCAAACGCGTCGCCGACGTCACGCGGCCGACCAGAGATTTTGCCAAGGCCGAACAATATGAAGCGATGCAGGCGGGGGCAGCGACGTCGGTCGATCCCGTCACCGAGGACAGTTTCTCGCATATTTCAGCCAATATACCCTTCGATGAAGAGCAGAATTTCAAGCTTGGCAATGCGCTGTTCCGCAAGCTCTGGATTTCCGCTCCTTCCTCGACACAGGCTTCCGATGGCCTTGGGCCGCTTTTCAACGCCCGCTCCTGCATGAGCTGCCATGTCAATGACGGCCGGGGCAAACCGCCGGAGGGCGGTCCAAGCGCCACCTCGATGTTCCTGCGGCTGGCACGCGCGGCCAAGACGCCCGAGGAAGAGAAGGCGATCGCGAATGCCGATATCGTCAATTTCCCCGATTCGGTCTATGGCCATCAACTGCAGGACCTTGCCGTTCCCGGGCTTGCCGCCGAAGGCAGGATGGCGATCAGCTATCGCGAGGAAAAGGTGACGCTTGGCGATGGCGAGGTCGTGTCGCTGCGCCGGCCGAATTATGCGGCGACGAATCTCGCTTACGGGCCGCTTGACGCAGCGACGACCATTTCGGCGCGCATGGCGCCGGCGATGATCGGCCTTGGATTGATCGAAGCCATTCCCGAGGCCGATATCAGTGCCCATGCCGACCCCGATGATGCAGACGGCGACGGCATTTCGGGCAAAGCCGCGATCGTGCGCGACCGCCGCAGCGGCAAGATCGCGCTCGGCCGCTTCGGCTGGAAGGCGCAGAACGCCACGGTGCGCGATCAGAGCGCCGACGCCTTCGCCAACGATATCGGCATCTCGACGCCCGACCGGCCGGACGCACATGGCGACTGCACGAGCGCAGAAGAAAAATGTCTTGAGATGCAGACCGGCGTGCAAAAGCGGCTGGGCGAAGAAGAAGCACCGGGACCTATTCTCGAGCTCGTCACCTTTTATTCGGAAAACCTGGCCGTGCCGGCGCGCCGCAAGGCGAGCTTTCCCCGGACGCTGCAGGGCAAGCGGCTTTTCTACGAAACCGGCTGCATTTCATGCCATGTGCCGAAATTCGTTACCCGGCGGGATACCGCCAACAAGGCGCAGTCCTTCCAGCTGATCTGGCCCTATTCCGATTTTCTCCTGCATGACATGGGCGACGGCCTTGCGGACGGGCAACAGGTGGGCCTTGCAAGCGGACGTGAATGGCGCACGCCGCCGCTATGGGGTATAGGACTGACCCGGACTGTCAGCGGACACAGCTTTTTCCTGCATGACGGCCGTGCGCGGGATCTGACCGAAGCGATCCTCTGGCATGGCGGCGAAGCTGAAAGGGCCCGCAACGCTTTCTCCTCCCTGTCCCGAGACGATAGGGAGGCACTGATTACATTCCTGGAGTCACTTTGA
- a CDS encoding imelysin family protein yields MKLNSKFRAAVLAIAPAALLALPAQAETDASAVVKHYAEVAHAKYEDSLTTAKALDAAIDAFLKAPTDETLKTAKDAWIRARVPYQQTEVYRFGNPVVDDWEGKVNAWPLDEGLIDYVDPSYGTESDENSLYVANVIANKTIKIDGKDVDASKLTPEFLSGTLQEAGGIEANVATGYHAIEFLLWGQDLNGTGPGAGNRPATDYDLKNCTHGNCDRRAEYLKSASTLLVSDLQEMVDDWKPDGAATKNVEADPKAGLVAILTGMGSLSYGELAGERMKLGLLLHDPEEEHDCFSDNTYNSHLNDAIGIAAAYTGNYTRVDGTKLSGPSLHDLVAAKDKALDAEMEGKLNKTLDAMNAMANRGETVEKYDQMIGEGNKEGNAVVQAAIDGLIDQTKSIQRVIAALDLGTVQLEGSDSLDNPNAVFK; encoded by the coding sequence ATGAAGCTCAACAGCAAATTCCGCGCAGCCGTGCTGGCGATTGCCCCCGCAGCCCTGCTCGCCCTTCCAGCGCAGGCCGAGACGGATGCTAGCGCCGTGGTGAAACACTATGCCGAGGTAGCGCACGCCAAGTATGAGGACTCGCTGACCACGGCCAAGGCGCTCGACGCTGCGATCGACGCCTTCCTGAAGGCGCCGACCGACGAGACGCTGAAGACAGCGAAGGACGCCTGGATCAGGGCGCGCGTTCCCTACCAGCAGACGGAAGTCTATCGTTTCGGCAATCCGGTCGTCGACGACTGGGAAGGCAAGGTCAATGCATGGCCTCTCGACGAGGGCCTGATCGATTATGTCGACCCCTCCTACGGCACCGAGAGCGACGAAAACTCGCTCTATGTGGCGAATGTCATCGCCAACAAGACGATCAAGATCGACGGCAAGGATGTCGACGCCTCGAAGCTGACGCCGGAATTCCTCTCCGGCACGCTGCAGGAAGCCGGCGGCATCGAAGCCAACGTCGCGACCGGTTATCACGCCATCGAATTCCTGCTCTGGGGTCAGGACCTCAACGGCACCGGGCCTGGCGCCGGCAACCGTCCGGCAACGGATTACGACCTCAAGAATTGCACGCATGGCAATTGCGACCGTCGCGCCGAATATCTGAAGTCGGCTTCCACCCTGCTCGTTTCCGACCTGCAGGAAATGGTGGACGACTGGAAGCCGGACGGGGCTGCGACGAAGAACGTCGAAGCCGATCCGAAAGCCGGCCTCGTCGCGATCCTGACGGGCATGGGCTCGCTTTCCTACGGCGAGCTTGCCGGCGAGCGCATGAAGCTCGGCCTGCTGCTGCATGATCCGGAAGAAGAGCATGATTGCTTCTCGGACAATACCTACAACTCGCACCTGAACGACGCGATCGGCATCGCCGCCGCCTATACCGGCAACTACACCCGTGTCGACGGCACCAAGCTCAGCGGCCCGTCGCTGCACGACCTCGTCGCCGCCAAGGACAAGGCGCTCGATGCCGAGATGGAAGGCAAGCTCAACAAGACGCTCGATGCGATGAACGCGATGGCCAACCGTGGCGAGACGGTCGAGAAGTATGACCAGATGATCGGCGAAGGCAACAAGGAAGGCAATGCCGTCGTCCAGGCCGCCATCGACGGGCTGATCGACCAGACGAAGTCGATCCAGCGCGTTATTGCCGCACTCGATCTCGGCACGGTTCAGCTTGAAGGTTCCGACAGCTTGGATAATCCTAACGCCGTCTTCAAATAA
- a CDS encoding RsmB/NOP family class I SAM-dependent RNA methyltransferase has product MRLGGRLEGAISVLADIDARKRPVADALKDWGLAHRFAGSGDRAAIGNIVYDALRMRLSHAWLMDDDSAAAIAHAVMFRQWGFTSDSLAAELADDKFAPAPLPAEALAAFASRSLDDAPPHIRGDIPEWVQSSFERAFGTGWLAEAQALAARPTLDLRANILKASRDKAVKALERAGAHAAKIARYGIRIAAGEGASRLPNVTAELSFQKGWFEVQDEGSQIVADLVLAKEGEQILDYCAGGGGKTLAMAAAMQNKGQVHAYDADRKRLAPIIERLKRAGTRNVQVHDDARGLSGLTGRCDKVLVDAPCTGTGTWRRRPDTKWRLTAKNLDERTAQQQDALAQASGFVKPGGELIYVTCSVLPQENEEQVRRFTGGNPDFQIVSALPVWDALFGKDAPRPHSSDGLTVTLTPASTDTDGFFFCRMQRKG; this is encoded by the coding sequence ATGCGTCTGGGCGGCCGCCTCGAAGGGGCGATTTCTGTGCTCGCGGACATCGATGCCCGCAAGCGGCCCGTCGCCGACGCGCTGAAGGACTGGGGCCTGGCGCACCGCTTCGCCGGTTCCGGCGATCGCGCCGCGATCGGCAATATCGTTTACGACGCCTTGCGCATGCGGCTTTCGCATGCCTGGCTGATGGATGACGACAGCGCCGCCGCCATTGCCCACGCCGTCATGTTCCGTCAATGGGGCTTCACATCGGACAGCCTCGCCGCCGAACTCGCCGACGACAAGTTTGCGCCGGCGCCGCTTCCGGCCGAGGCCCTCGCGGCCTTTGCAAGCCGCTCGCTCGACGATGCGCCGCCGCATATCCGCGGCGATATTCCAGAATGGGTTCAATCCTCCTTCGAACGGGCTTTCGGCACGGGTTGGCTCGCCGAGGCACAGGCGCTTGCCGCCCGCCCCACACTCGATCTGCGCGCCAACATCCTCAAAGCCTCGCGCGACAAGGCCGTCAAGGCGCTCGAAAGAGCCGGCGCGCATGCGGCGAAGATCGCCCGCTACGGCATCCGGATTGCCGCAGGCGAAGGCGCCTCGCGGCTTCCCAACGTGACAGCCGAGCTTTCGTTCCAGAAAGGCTGGTTCGAAGTTCAGGACGAAGGATCGCAGATCGTCGCCGATCTGGTGCTGGCCAAGGAGGGTGAACAGATCCTCGACTATTGCGCCGGCGGCGGCGGCAAGACGCTCGCCATGGCCGCCGCCATGCAAAACAAGGGTCAGGTTCACGCCTACGATGCCGACCGCAAACGCCTGGCGCCGATCATCGAGCGATTGAAGCGAGCGGGCACCCGCAATGTCCAGGTGCATGACGACGCCAGGGGATTGTCTGGCCTTACCGGGCGCTGTGACAAGGTGCTGGTCGATGCGCCCTGCACCGGCACCGGCACGTGGCGCCGCCGCCCCGATACTAAATGGCGGCTGACGGCGAAGAACCTCGACGAACGCACCGCCCAGCAGCAGGATGCGCTGGCGCAGGCGAGCGGCTTCGTCAAACCGGGCGGCGAGCTGATCTACGTCACCTGCTCGGTGCTGCCTCAGGAAAATGAGGAGCAGGTGCGCCGCTTCACCGGCGGAAATCCCGATTTCCAGATCGTCAGCGCCCTGCCCGTCTGGGATGCCCTCTTCGGAAAGGACGCGCCGCGTCCGCATTCCTCCGACGGCCTGACGGTGACGCTGACGCCGGCCTCCACCGACACGGACGGCTTCTTCTTCTGTCGCATGCAGCGCAAGGGCTGA
- a CDS encoding septal ring lytic transglycosylase RlpA family protein → MLPAEGFAANGCGGASWYALRSKTASGERMNPAILTAAHRSLAFGTKVKVTNRNNGRTVVVRINDRGPFIRGRVLDLSRAAAQNIGMVSSGTAKVCYQVIS, encoded by the coding sequence ATGCTTCCGGCGGAAGGTTTTGCTGCAAATGGCTGTGGCGGTGCTTCATGGTACGCACTTCGCTCCAAAACTGCTTCCGGAGAACGTATGAACCCCGCCATCTTGACTGCCGCACATCGTTCGCTCGCATTCGGCACCAAGGTGAAGGTCACCAACCGCAACAATGGCCGCACCGTCGTCGTCCGCATCAATGATCGCGGTCCGTTCATCCGCGGCCGTGTACTCGATCTGTCGCGCGCCGCCGCACAGAATATCGGCATGGTGAGCTCCGGCACGGCGAAGGTCTGCTACCAGGTCATCAGCTAA
- a CDS encoding SDR family oxidoreductase, which translates to MHVMIFGCGFSGTAIAEAFAGDGVRVSGTTRSAEKMEALRRAGIEAFLFDGETMEERLVEALADVTHLVQSIAPGKADPLLRLLDKDGAGLLPRLEWIGYLSTVGVYGDHKGAWIDEETPCVPVSGRSKERLEAEEGWLAMGRERGVPAAVLRLSGIYGPGRNAFCNLEKGTARRLIKKDQVFNRIRVEDIGAAARFLSARGLGGVYNVTDDRPGPPQDVIVEAARLMGVEPPPEQAFETAELTPMARSFYGENKRVSNAKLKAAGFEFSFPTYPMSLAQLWRDGRWRG; encoded by the coding sequence ATGCATGTGATGATCTTTGGCTGCGGTTTTTCCGGCACGGCGATCGCCGAGGCCTTCGCCGGCGACGGCGTGCGCGTCTCCGGAACGACCCGTTCGGCAGAGAAGATGGAAGCGCTCCGCCGCGCCGGCATCGAGGCATTCCTGTTCGATGGCGAGACCATGGAAGAGCGACTCGTCGAAGCTTTGGCTGATGTCACCCACCTGGTGCAGTCGATCGCACCTGGGAAGGCCGACCCGCTGCTGCGGCTGCTTGATAAAGACGGCGCGGGCCTGCTGCCGAGGCTCGAATGGATCGGCTATCTCTCCACCGTCGGCGTGTATGGCGATCACAAGGGCGCATGGATCGACGAGGAAACGCCCTGCGTCCCCGTTTCCGGACGGTCGAAAGAACGGCTCGAGGCCGAAGAGGGCTGGCTGGCGATGGGCCGCGAGCGCGGCGTGCCGGCGGCGGTGCTGCGTCTTTCCGGCATTTACGGGCCGGGGCGCAACGCCTTCTGCAATCTCGAAAAGGGCACGGCGCGGCGGTTGATCAAGAAGGACCAGGTCTTCAACCGCATCCGCGTCGAGGATATCGGCGCGGCGGCACGCTTCTTGTCGGCGCGTGGCCTCGGCGGCGTCTATAATGTCACCGACGACCGGCCGGGGCCACCGCAGGATGTGATCGTCGAAGCGGCACGGCTGATGGGTGTCGAACCGCCCCCGGAACAGGCTTTCGAAACCGCCGAACTGACGCCGATGGCGCGTTCTTTCTACGGCGAGAACAAGCGGGTTTCGAATGCGAAACTGAAGGCTGCCGGCTTCGAATTCTCCTTCCCGACATACCCTATGTCGCTTGCGCAATTGTGGCGGGACGGGCGCTGGCGCGGTTAA
- the queG gene encoding tRNA epoxyqueuosine(34) reductase QueG → MPEAYRDDKERRRRDNLTDFVRAESAAKGFDLCRITRPDAIPEARQRLGEFIDAGRHGTMEWMAETRERRADPLTLWGAVRSVVVFGLNYAPDEDPRSILDKPDKAAISVYARNRDYHDVIKGRLKEIATRFAARAGADVKVFVDTAPVMEKPLAAAAGLGWQGKHTNLVSRTHGSWLFLGTMFTTADLAVDAPENDHCGSCRACLDACPTAAFPAPYQIDARRCISYLTIEHKGPIDPELRVLIGNRIYGCDDCLAACPWNKFASAASEMKLQAREELKEPSIAFLLTLDDPAFRAFFSGSPVKRIGRDRFVRNVLIAAGNSGEKALIAQCRLLADDASPVVRGMAVWALSRLMETGEFSAFAAERAGESDDDVLNEWRLAGVG, encoded by the coding sequence ATGCCCGAAGCTTATAGAGACGACAAAGAGCGGCGGCGCCGCGACAATTTGACCGACTTCGTCAGGGCGGAATCTGCGGCCAAGGGCTTCGATCTCTGCCGCATCACGCGCCCTGACGCGATCCCCGAAGCCAGACAGCGTCTCGGTGAGTTCATCGATGCCGGGCGGCACGGGACGATGGAGTGGATGGCGGAGACGCGCGAGCGGCGCGCCGACCCGCTGACCCTCTGGGGCGCGGTGCGATCGGTCGTCGTCTTCGGCCTCAACTACGCGCCCGATGAGGATCCGCGCAGCATTCTCGACAAGCCGGACAAAGCGGCGATCTCCGTCTATGCCCGCAACCGTGATTATCACGACGTCATCAAGGGCCGGTTGAAAGAGATCGCCACGCGTTTTGCGGCGCGGGCCGGCGCCGACGTCAAGGTGTTCGTCGATACGGCGCCAGTCATGGAAAAGCCGCTGGCGGCCGCCGCCGGTCTCGGCTGGCAGGGCAAACACACCAATCTCGTCAGCCGCACGCATGGTTCGTGGCTGTTCCTCGGCACGATGTTCACCACCGCCGATCTTGCCGTCGATGCGCCGGAGAACGACCATTGCGGCTCGTGTCGCGCCTGTCTGGACGCCTGCCCGACGGCCGCCTTCCCGGCGCCCTACCAGATCGACGCGCGGCGCTGCATCTCCTATCTCACCATCGAGCACAAGGGACCGATCGATCCCGAGTTGCGGGTGCTGATCGGCAACCGCATCTATGGCTGCGACGACTGTCTCGCCGCCTGTCCCTGGAACAAGTTCGCAAGTGCTGCCTCCGAGATGAAGCTGCAGGCGCGGGAAGAGTTGAAGGAGCCGTCGATCGCCTTTCTGCTGACGCTCGACGATCCCGCTTTTCGCGCCTTTTTCAGCGGCTCGCCGGTGAAGCGGATCGGCCGTGACCGTTTCGTCCGCAACGTGCTGATCGCCGCCGGCAATTCCGGCGAGAAAGCGCTCATCGCGCAATGCCGCCTGCTCGCCGACGATGCCTCGCCGGTGGTTCGGGGGATGGCGGTCTGGGCGCTTTCAAGGCTGATGGAGACTGGCGAATTCTCGGCCTTTGCCGCAGAAAGGGCTGGTGAGAGCGACGACGACGTTCTGAACGAATGGCGGCTGGCAGGAGTGGGCTGA
- a CDS encoding glutathione S-transferase family protein, with protein sequence MPTLYHHPMSSASRFVRLILAEYGYQTDLIEEQTWEKRRDFLALNPAGTLPVYVDDSMRALCGASVISEYLDETHGVLKRDRRLLAEDPFQRAEIRRLTEWFMQKMENDVTKPLARERVYKLQMTADQGGGAPDSKILRTARANIRQHMRYLTWLAGSRQWLAGERMSYADLAAAASVSILDYLGEIEWAEAPVVKEWYQRLKSRPSFRPMLTERVRGLTPVSHYADLDF encoded by the coding sequence ATGCCCACGCTTTATCACCATCCCATGTCATCCGCATCTCGCTTCGTCCGGCTGATCCTGGCGGAATACGGCTATCAGACGGATCTGATCGAGGAGCAGACATGGGAGAAGCGCCGGGATTTCCTGGCGCTCAACCCGGCCGGCACGCTGCCGGTCTATGTCGACGACAGCATGCGAGCGCTCTGCGGCGCAAGCGTCATTTCCGAATATCTCGACGAAACGCACGGGGTCCTGAAGCGCGACCGGCGGCTGCTTGCCGAGGACCCTTTCCAGCGGGCAGAAATCCGCAGGCTGACCGAATGGTTCATGCAGAAGATGGAAAACGACGTGACGAAGCCGCTCGCACGTGAACGCGTCTACAAGTTGCAGATGACCGCTGATCAGGGTGGCGGAGCGCCGGATTCGAAGATTTTGCGCACGGCCCGCGCGAATATCCGCCAGCATATGCGCTATCTCACCTGGCTTGCCGGTTCGCGCCAATGGCTGGCCGGAGAGCGAATGAGCTATGCGGATCTCGCCGCCGCCGCCTCGGTCTCGATCCTCGATTATCTCGGCGAGATCGAGTGGGCCGAAGCTCCCGTCGTGAAGGAGTGGTATCAGCGGCTGAAGTCGCGTCCGTCTTTCCGGCCGATGCTGACCGAGCGCGTGCGCGGCCTGACCCCCGTTTCACACTATGCCGATCTGGATTTCTGA
- a CDS encoding undecaprenyl-diphosphate phosphatase: protein MDYINAAILGVIEGITEFLPISSTGHLIIAEQWLGHRSDMFNIVIQAGAILAVTIIYWRRLVDLVLGWREPENRDYAAKLIVAFLITAILGFIVKRLGFELPETATPIAWALIIGGIWMIFAEWAAARRPPHKEITWLVAILVGIAQIVAGVFPGTSRSGATIFVALLAGTGNRAAATEFAFLVGIPTMYAASGYELVKAFRDGGAAGEDWTALAIAFVVSTIVAFIAVKWLLAYIRSNRFTLFAIYRIILGVLLLGMATTGMIS from the coding sequence ATGGATTATATAAATGCCGCGATTCTAGGTGTCATTGAGGGAATCACCGAATTTCTGCCGATCTCGAGCACCGGCCATCTCATCATTGCAGAGCAATGGCTCGGCCACCGGTCCGACATGTTCAATATCGTTATCCAGGCCGGCGCCATTCTTGCCGTGACCATCATTTACTGGCGTCGTCTCGTCGATCTGGTGCTTGGTTGGCGGGAGCCTGAGAATCGCGACTATGCCGCCAAGCTGATCGTCGCCTTCCTCATCACCGCCATTCTCGGCTTCATCGTCAAGAGGCTCGGTTTTGAACTGCCGGAGACGGCGACGCCGATTGCCTGGGCGCTGATCATCGGCGGCATCTGGATGATCTTTGCCGAGTGGGCCGCCGCGCGCCGCCCGCCGCATAAAGAGATCACCTGGCTCGTCGCTATCCTGGTCGGCATCGCCCAGATCGTCGCCGGCGTCTTCCCGGGAACGTCGCGCTCCGGCGCCACGATTTTCGTCGCTCTGTTGGCCGGCACCGGCAATCGCGCCGCGGCGACTGAATTCGCCTTTCTCGTCGGCATCCCCACAATGTACGCCGCCAGCGGCTATGAACTGGTGAAGGCCTTCAGGGATGGCGGTGCGGCAGGTGAAGACTGGACTGCGCTCGCCATCGCCTTCGTGGTCTCCACCATCGTCGCGTTCATCGCCGTCAAATGGCTGCTTGCCTATATCCGGAGCAACCGGTTTACGTTGTTTGCCATCTACCGCATCATTCTCGGTGTCCTGCTGCTCGGCATGGCCACAACAGGCATGATCAGCTGA